The following DNA comes from Halobacillus litoralis.
GCCTAAGGCGCCGGAATGGCAATGAGTCATAATGGTATCTCCGTCTTCAATCAACGCGGCTCCATGTTTTCCTAATTCATATTCGAAAGCTAACTGACGTTCCAAAATCTCTACAGTCTTCTGCTCCATTCCCTCAACGAGATCCTGGCCCGTCCCGTTAATGGCTTCAACCATTTCATCCACCGTTTTCATTAAGTTGACAGCGGTCGGTCGTGTACTTTTCAATAATTTGCCTGCTTGTTTTATTTCATCAGGGTCTCCATCTGATACGTAAGCAGCTAAATACAGTCCATAGGCCCCGCATATACCAATAGCACCTGACCCGCGAATCATCATTGAACGGATCGCTTCTGCTAGGTGTTCTACAGTGGAACAAGTTACAATGTCTTCAGAGAATGGCAGTTTTGTTTGATCGATGAGTTTTAAGACACCTTCTTCAAACCATATCGGCAGCGCCAATTCCTCTCCCTGATAACGTTTGACAAGCTCATGAATGGTCGTCATAGATTCCCCTCCTATTCCCATTAATTCGGAACTGGTACACCAGCCCGCAATTGAGTCAATATGAATGATTGTTTCGCGGTCGCTTCTGCAAGATCGACGACATTATACGCAGCTTCAAGCGTCGGTCCGACCGAACAGACCCCGTGATCCTTCATGAGTGCTATTTTGATATCTGGATACTGGGTGAATACATCTGTCACATGTTGGGCCAATTCCTTCGATCCTGAAGGGGCTACATCAGCGACTGGAACGTGCCCGAGGAGCTTCCGTGCAGTAACGGTAGGGAGGGGCAGTTCCTCTCCCAAACACGCATAGCCTATGGCGTAGTTAGGATGACAGTGGACTACGGCATTGACGTCAGGACGGACTCTATAAACCCCCAGGTGGAAGCCGATTTCTTTAGAAGGTTTTCCTTGCCCTTCAACCACCTCACCATCCATATTGACGACTAGTGCATCTTCTCTGCTCACTTCCCCTAAGCTGATACCGCTTCGTTTGATTAATACATGATCTGTCCCCGGGATTCGGACACTGATATTGCCACCTGTCGCCTGGGTAAAGCCCTTTTGATACACTTTATGAGAAACATGCTGCAGTTCCTTTTTCAATAATTCATAGCTCATGTTCATTTCCTCCCATTATAAAAATTATTATAAAAGCTCTCCACATAAGGTCTGAGTCTATCAGCAAAGCCGACCGCTTCCCTACTATTTATCCGAAGGGCTTCAGCACGTTCCTGAACACGCTCAATCACTTGTTGCTCGTTGAATGCAGTAATTCTATTATTTCTAAGGACCCACTCTCCCCGAATCATGACAGATTCTATGGATTGACCATTTTCATGGAACACTAGCTGGGAGATTTCGTCGTGAATATTCGACCATGTCGTCGTATTCTTCCTGAGAAAAACAAGATCAGCATCATACCCTTCCCGAATTTCCCCTCTGCGATTTCCATATCCCATAATATTCGCTCCATGGACCGTGGCCATTTCAAAAGTTTGGGAGGCTTTGGGCCAGTTCTCAAATGCCCTCTCATCTACCCGGTGCATCATTGCTGCAAATCTCATTGTCTCGAAAAGACTATGCGAGGTCCCACAGTTCGAAGCATCGGTTCCCAGCCCCACCGGAATCCCCCTTTGAAGGAATTCGGCGATCGGTGCTTTACCACTTCCTAATGTCATATTACTGCCGGGATTATGAATCACCGATACTCCTCTTCCTTTCAAGAGATCCAATTCCTTGACTTCAAGCCATATCGCATGAGCGACTGATAATCGTTCATTCAAAATACCCGCATTCTGCATGTGGGCCAACATCCCGCCATCGTAATGAACTTTTCCAAGATCTCGTTGAATCAACGTTTCTAACAAGTGTGTATGAACTTTGAGGTCAAATTCCTCGCTAAGATGACTGCATAAATCCAACGCTTCAAATGAACAACGCTGTGGCGCGTTGGGTCCGAGTATAATATGGATCCTGCCGTCCCGTGTATGCCAATTCCGAATAAGATCATGATAAAAATCATGCATTTCCGAAACTGTGCGAGGAGCCACAGATTCGAGTTTCTCTCTTAACTCAACCGGCAGTTTCAACTTCAGGAAATGGTGATCGGGAACATCGTGCATCATAGGTGCGAAGGATACGTGCATTCCTGAATCATGATAAGCTTCTAAAGCTGCTTGGGATCTTGGTAAATGTGGAAAATGATCGATACATCCCGTCACACCACTACGGATCATTTCAATGGCACCAAGCAAAACAGCAAGATAGATATCTTCATCTGATAAAGAGTGTCCATAAGCCACCGTATATAAGGACCAGACTTCTAGTGGTAAATCATGTTCGGTTCCCTTCAGTAAATTTGAATAAGAGTGATAGTGAGCATTCGTCATTCCAGGGATGATCAATTGTCCCGTGGCATCAATAGCTTCATAGTTATTGTCAGGAGAAGTGCCTGAAGGAAGAATCTTTTCAATTTTCCCTTCTTTAATCAAGATGTTTCCCCTCTTCACCCCACCAGACCGTGGACTTATCCATTCAGCATTTTCAATCACTGTACTCATGCTGAACCTACACTTGGGTAGTCTCTAATTTATCCAGCTTTTCTTTACGGGCTTTCAAAGCTCTTTCATAGGCTTCATGAGCAATGGAAGGTTTATCATCAGTAGCTAATTCAATTGTTTTCAAGAAAAGATCTTTGATTTTATCCTGGTTGTCAATGACCACATTTTTATGTGTATCAAGATCCGGCGGGACATCCGTCGTACCAGCCGCCAGGTCCGTTGACATCGTCACAACCGCATAAGCTATTCCCAGTTCTCTGGCAAGGATGGCTTCTGTCGCATTCGTCATCCCGACAACATCCATGCCCCACTGCTTGTAAATGTTGATTTCTAAAGATGTTTCATAACGAGGGCCATCGACACAGATATAATTCGCTTTAGGTGTGACTTCAAGATTCAGCTCTTCTGCTGCTTTCAAAAAAGTTGCATTAAGATCCGGACAATAAGGTTGTGTAATTTCCACAGAATATTTATCATACGTGGAAACCCGTTTAGTCGTCACATCCATGAACTGATCAAGTAAAGCGAGTGCCCCTACCGGAATGTCAGGATTCAATGACCCTACCGCGCACATCGCAAGCACATGGTCAGCCCCCAGCTTTTTTAACGCCATCATGTTTGCTCGATAATTGATTTGGTGAGCGAGACTGTCATGAGATTTCCCGTGGCGAGGTAAGAAGTAAATTTCTTTCCCAGCATGTTCTCCCTCGTAAACGACAACATCTCCGTATTCTGTGGATACATTCTTCTCTTTCATTCCATCAACCAAATTATAAAAACCTGTGCCCCCGACAATACCTATTTTCATAGCTTTTGACCTCCTATTATTATTTGGATTATTGATTTAGTAAAGATGGGAAAAAGTAAGGTTTCCCTGAAGCTTTTTTCAGATCATCCCAATGACTGAGAATCTTAGTAGCTTCTGTAGCCACGGCGATGGACTGTTCCACACCCTCACCCTTATATTCAAATTCATCTTTGACCCGGTTAGCTACAGCTGTAAAAATAGCCCCGGCTCTTAAATTAAATAAGCTGCTTAATGTAAGCACAGTGGCAGCTTCCATTTCAAAGTTCAGCACCCCTGCACGTTGCATATCATCCATGATGGTGTTCATCCAGCTTTGGTTATAGTTGTTGAAGCCCGGGCGACCCTGACCACAAAAGAAGGAAGCAGCGGTATAACCGATTCCTACATGGTAATTCACCCCTAAACGTTCAGCCGCCTCAATCAGAGCCATTACCACTTCCTGGTTAGCAATCGCAGGGAACTTTTGATCGACATATTGATCACTAGTGCCATCGTATCGTACGGCTCCTGCACAAATAATCAAATCCCCAGGAGCGATATTTTCCTGCATTGCTCCACAGGTTCCTACACGTAAAAACGTTTCCGCACCGACTTCAGCTAATTCTTCAAGCGCACTTGCCGTCGATGGTCCGCCTGCTCCTGTAGAACAAGCTGAAATTCCCACACCGCCTACTTTTCCCGTATATGTAACATGTTCACGGTATGTGGCGATATGTTTTTTCTCGTCCCAATATTCAGCCATCTGGCCGACACGTTCCGGGTCACCTGGAAGCAACACATATTTTTCTACGTCTCCCGGACGACACCTTATATGATACTGGGAATGATCCTCTGATTCTGGTCGATTAGCTTTTGCTTTCCATTTAAGATCCTGAACCAACTTGAACAACCTCCTCTTTGTTTTCCTTGATCCACTTTAAGATGGAATCAACAGTCAAATATGTTTTATTCGAATCTAATTTCGTTAGTGCATTGGCGAAAGTAGTGATTTGTGGTGGCTGGAGCCCGGCTTCTTCCATAATCCCTTTGTCGGAAAAAACAATGCTCGCTTGATCATCGGCGATTTTTTCACTTTGATTCATGACCACTGTGCGACAGTTCAGTTCTCCGATTAAATGCATATCATGGGTGATAAGGACGACGATATGGCCATGTTCCTTGAACATCCTGACAAGATCCAGCACTCGTTTACAGCCTTTGTGATCCTGACCTGTTGTAGGTTCATCAAGGACAATGACTTTAGGAGAGACGGCCATGATCGATGCCATCGCCACTTCTTTCCTTTGACTCGAATTCAAGTCAAAGGGATTATCCTCTAAACGCTCTCCAAGATCAAAGAGCTCAATCGCCTTGTTAACCCGTTCCTCTGTTTCCTCTTCAGACATTTTCAGATTCGTACAACCGTAAGCCAATTCCTTTCCGACAGTAGGCAAAAAAGTCTGATGGTTCGGGTTTTGGAAAACATAACCGACTAAACTTGATAATTTAGAAATCCTTTCTTTCTTTGTATTAAGCTCTCCTACCGTAATTTCACCAGTCGTAGGTGTAAGCAATCCATTAAAATGTTTAACGAGTGTCGTTTTTCCTGAACCATTACTTCCCAAGATGGCAACGACTTCCCCTTCAGAGATATCAAGATTGATATCCTTGATTGCCGTCACTCCATTCGGATAGACATGGGACACATTTTTCACTGAGATATATGGCTTCATCGTCCCTACCTCCTCTAACATTTATTTGTATATGCTCTCAAAGGTTCGAACAGCTTCTTCCTCTGTCGTCGCCAGTTTCACCTTTTCACCAAACTGATGGTTATACTCAGCTAAGAATTCAGTGACCTGCGGCGCATGTAAAGTCAACTCATGTAACTGGTCGATTTCTGTAAACACTTCTTCTGTGGTGCCGAACATTTTCACCTCGCCATTATCTAAAACTAAAACCTTATCACAATAAGCAGCGATTCTCTCTACCTCATGATCAATAATGATGCCTGTCATTCCATATTCTTTTAAATTTTTCAAAACATCATATACTTCGTTTTTTCCTTTGGGGTCAAGCATTGATGTTGGCTCGTCCATAATCATGATTGTCGGCCGCATCGCTAAAACAGCTGCTATCGCAAGTCGCTGCTGCTGACCACCGGATAAAGCCAGAGGACTCCTTTTCTCATATCCTTCAAGCCCTACTTGAGCCAGAGCGTCTTTGATCCTCACAAGCATCTCATCACGGGGTACTCCGAGATTCCCCATACCAAAAGCGATTTCTTCCTCAATAGTCATCTGACTCAGTTGATTTTCAGGCTCCTGGAAGACAAAACCTACATGCTCTGACATTGCTGCCACATCACTTTCGTGGACATCGATGCCTTTGACAAAGACCTCCCCTTCCATTTCTCCACTGATCACTTGAGGGACTAGTCCGTTCACACACATGGCCAGCGTTGATTTACCAGCTCCGGTTGGTCCAATTATTCCAAGGATTTCCCCGTAATCAATGGTGAAACTGACGTTCTTCAGTACTGGTTCTTCGGTATCCGGATATTCAAAAGTAAGATTTGTTACTTCAATCGCCTGTTTTTCTTCTTTCATTAGTTAGCACCTCCGAATTTCCCCTGGACTTGTTTGAATAGGAATTTGACGAGCATCAGCCCACACACAACCCAAGTTCCGAAAAGGGAGTAGGTTAAAAGAGCGTCTGTAGTCAGGTGCAAAGACCCCATCATGAATAACTTGAGATAGATTTCAAATACGAGTACTCCAAGCATCCCTATAAGGAAGGAATAATCCAAAGATCCGATTTTAGTTTCACGAAGACTGGTTTTTGTTCCTTTTCTGCTGAATGCTCTACACTCAAGCACATAGGATAGCTGGTGGACTTTCATAAATGTAATGATGAATAAGGGAGCGAACATGGGGACTAGGTTCTTGACTCGTTGAATAATATTCCCCTTCACATCCAAACATCTTGCCTGTTGGGCTTCCATTACGATTTTTGCTTCCCTGGCGATGATCGGGATGATTTGAAAG
Coding sequences within:
- a CDS encoding energy-coupling factor ABC transporter ATP-binding protein, whose amino-acid sequence is MKEEKQAIEVTNLTFEYPDTEEPVLKNVSFTIDYGEILGIIGPTGAGKSTLAMCVNGLVPQVISGEMEGEVFVKGIDVHESDVAAMSEHVGFVFQEPENQLSQMTIEEEIAFGMGNLGVPRDEMLVRIKDALAQVGLEGYEKRSPLALSGGQQQRLAIAAVLAMRPTIMIMDEPTSMLDPKGKNEVYDVLKNLKEYGMTGIIIDHEVERIAAYCDKVLVLDNGEVKMFGTTEEVFTEIDQLHELTLHAPQVTEFLAEYNHQFGEKVKLATTEEEAVRTFESIYK
- a CDS encoding MTAP family purine nucleoside phosphorylase is translated as MKIGIVGGTGFYNLVDGMKEKNVSTEYGDVVVYEGEHAGKEIYFLPRHGKSHDSLAHQINYRANMMALKKLGADHVLAMCAVGSLNPDIPVGALALLDQFMDVTTKRVSTYDKYSVEITQPYCPDLNATFLKAAEELNLEVTPKANYICVDGPRYETSLEINIYKQWGMDVVGMTNATEAILARELGIAYAVVTMSTDLAAGTTDVPPDLDTHKNVVIDNQDKIKDLFLKTIELATDDKPSIAHEAYERALKARKEKLDKLETTQV
- a CDS encoding nucleoside phosphorylase, giving the protein MVQDLKWKAKANRPESEDHSQYHIRCRPGDVEKYVLLPGDPERVGQMAEYWDEKKHIATYREHVTYTGKVGGVGISACSTGAGGPSTASALEELAEVGAETFLRVGTCGAMQENIAPGDLIICAGAVRYDGTSDQYVDQKFPAIANQEVVMALIEAAERLGVNYHVGIGYTAASFFCGQGRPGFNNYNQSWMNTIMDDMQRAGVLNFEMEAATVLTLSSLFNLRAGAIFTAVANRVKDEFEYKGEGVEQSIAVATEATKILSHWDDLKKASGKPYFFPSLLNQ
- a CDS encoding class II aldolase/adducin family protein, whose translation is MSYELLKKELQHVSHKVYQKGFTQATGGNISVRIPGTDHVLIKRSGISLGEVSREDALVVNMDGEVVEGQGKPSKEIGFHLGVYRVRPDVNAVVHCHPNYAIGYACLGEELPLPTVTARKLLGHVPVADVAPSGSKELAQHVTDVFTQYPDIKIALMKDHGVCSVGPTLEAAYNVVDLAEATAKQSFILTQLRAGVPVPN
- a CDS encoding amidohydrolase family protein, with the translated sequence MSTVIENAEWISPRSGGVKRGNILIKEGKIEKILPSGTSPDNNYEAIDATGQLIIPGMTNAHYHSYSNLLKGTEHDLPLEVWSLYTVAYGHSLSDEDIYLAVLLGAIEMIRSGVTGCIDHFPHLPRSQAALEAYHDSGMHVSFAPMMHDVPDHHFLKLKLPVELREKLESVAPRTVSEMHDFYHDLIRNWHTRDGRIHIILGPNAPQRCSFEALDLCSHLSEEFDLKVHTHLLETLIQRDLGKVHYDGGMLAHMQNAGILNERLSVAHAIWLEVKELDLLKGRGVSVIHNPGSNMTLGSGKAPIAEFLQRGIPVGLGTDASNCGTSHSLFETMRFAAMMHRVDERAFENWPKASQTFEMATVHGANIMGYGNRRGEIREGYDADLVFLRKNTTTWSNIHDEISQLVFHENGQSIESVMIRGEWVLRNNRITAFNEQQVIERVQERAEALRINSREAVGFADRLRPYVESFYNNFYNGRK
- a CDS encoding energy-coupling factor ABC transporter ATP-binding protein, whose protein sequence is MKPYISVKNVSHVYPNGVTAIKDINLDISEGEVVAILGSNGSGKTTLVKHFNGLLTPTTGEITVGELNTKKERISKLSSLVGYVFQNPNHQTFLPTVGKELAYGCTNLKMSEEETEERVNKAIELFDLGERLEDNPFDLNSSQRKEVAMASIMAVSPKVIVLDEPTTGQDHKGCKRVLDLVRMFKEHGHIVVLITHDMHLIGELNCRTVVMNQSEKIADDQASIVFSDKGIMEEAGLQPPQITTFANALTKLDSNKTYLTVDSILKWIKENKEEVVQVGSGS